A window of Amphiprion ocellaris isolate individual 3 ecotype Okinawa chromosome 12, ASM2253959v1, whole genome shotgun sequence contains these coding sequences:
- the rdh14b gene encoding retinol dehydrogenase 14b, with product MSVAVLITAVVGGGVLLLMRRLFPRQKVAKLLRYPVDTMRGKTVIVTGANSGIGKAVAGELLKVQARVIMACRDLRGAEEAAQEIKKQAGPEQGEVVIKHLDLASLRSVRKFCDEIKDEESKIDVLINNAGIYHCPYTKTEDGFEMQFGVNHLGHFLLTHLLLDILKTSAPSRIIVVSSKLYKYGQINFDDLNSENNYDKAFCYSQSKLANLLFTLELARQLEGTGVTVNALTPGIVRTRLGRHVQIPLLAKPLFHLASLAFFKSPLEGAQTPLYLACSTEVEGVSGKCFANCKEEELMSKATDGQAAKKLWDISMRMVGLAD from the exons ATGTCTGTGGCGGTACTAATAACCGCTGTTGTTGGCGGTGGGGTCCTGCTGCTTATGCGCCGTTTATTCCCTCGACAGAAAGTCGCTAAATTGCTCCGGTATCCAGTCGACACTATGCGAGGGAAAACCGTTATCGTGACCGGGGCTAACAGCGGCATCGGGAAGGCCGTTGCCGGAGAACTGCTGAAAGTCCAAGCCCGAGTCATCATGGCCTGCAGGGACCTGCGAGGCGCCGAGGAGGCAGCCCAGGAGATCAAGAAACAAGCCGGGCCGGAGCAAGGGGAGGTGGTCATCAAACACCTGGATCTGGCTTCTCTCAGATCAGTCCGAAAATTCTGTGATGAAATTAAGGAt GAGGAATCCAAGATTGATGTGCTGATCAACAATGCAGGCATCTACCACTGTCCCTACACAAAGACAGAGGACGGCTTCGAGATGCAGTTTGGTGTCAATCACCTGGGTCACTTCCTCCTCACTCATCTGCTGTTGGACATCCTGAAGACTTCAGCTCCCAGCCGCATTATCGTAGTTTCCTCGAAACTTTACAAATATGGCCAGATAAACTTTGATGATCTGAATAGTGAAAATAACTATGATAAGGCCTTCTGCTACAGTCAGAGCAAGTTGGCCAACCTGCTGTTCACGCTTGAGCTGGCTCGTCAGCTTGAGGGCACGGGGGTCACAGTCAATGCTCTCACCCCGGGCATCGTGAGAACCAGACTAGGCAGACATGTTCAAATTCCTCTCCTGGCAAAGCCCCTGTTCCACCTCGCCTCGCTGGCCTTTTTCAAGAGTCCACTGGAGGGGGCCCAGACTCCCCTGTATCTGGCCTGCTCCACAGAGGTGGAGGGAGTGTCTGGGAAGTGTTTTGCAAACTGTaaggaggaggagctgatgTCTAAAGCTACAGATGGCCAGGCAGCCAAAAAACTATGGGACATAAGCATGAGGATGGTCGGACTTGCTGATTGA